TGACTCCGGGACGAGCGAcgatgccggcgccggcgccgcgaagGAGTCCTGGACGAGCGTCGAGCGACGACGCCGGCGCAAAGGAGCCTGGCACGAGCGACGCGGCGACGGAGTCCGACGCGAGGTCCTCTGCGGCGTCCATCTGCACGGAGCCaagcgcgagcggcgaggcgatgAAGGAAGGCGAGGCGATGAAGGAGGCGAGGAAGGAAGCCAGCATGCAGCGTTATTTACTAAGCGCGTGAGACGGGGGCAGTTACGAGGCGATGCGAGGATGATACGGCCAGTTACGACGCGAGGCGTGCGATGGGGGCAGTTACGGCGCGGCGCAATTAAGGAGGGGCAGGGACGTCCAAACTCCCCACGAGTGCGCAGAACGACTTCTATTACGCTCTGGTGTGCAGCGCGCAGAACGACCTCTAATAttgatacggagggagtattaaatataaaaactaAGCTATCACCACTAGCGAACTACAAGTGGTAATTAAACACAATATCACACAAGTGGCCTTCTATGATATTTAATGTCTATCATTAAACTGAAAATCCTGTCATGTTTTGCAATATGTGACACTTAGGTGATGAAAATTAGTTTGTCAGCCATTTCTCTATAATTAAAGGTTGTTCTATGATGAAAACATAGTGTTTCATTATAAATCTTGTGACAATCCTTGGTCACCACGTATTTatgctctttttcatcattatcAAGTTCTGAAAATATCATAAAACATCTTGCAGCCCGCCCAACAAGGCTCATGTCATAACAAATCAATTTGTAGGCAGCTGAACCCGGCTAGAAGCTCAATGTGTTTTGGGGTTTGGCCCATGTAAGAAAAAACTGTTTTTTTTCTATCAGTACATTTTCTGGCCCCATTTACATTTTTCTTATTTCAGCTTAGATTATTTTTGGGCCTAGACCACTTCAGACTCCACCTTTGCATGGGCCTAGACACTTATAAGACATTTTTCTATTATACGATATCTGGGGAAATCTAATTCCACGATTCAATAACTGTTCTTAACAAGAGCATATAGAATAACTTTGGTGTAGCCATCTGGTAATGGACCACAATGCAATAAAACCCTTCCCCACTACGAGGATAATAACCAATAGCCACCTCTTCATTAAAGAATTTATGCGGCACATATAGTTGAAATGTGTTAGTTTTGTCATATCATCCATGGAAGTTGACAGATGCATCATCAACAAGCGCGGTGCTTCCATAGCTACTCTGAACCAACACTAATGGGTTTGTGAGAACTTGGCAAGCTTCTTATATATTACCGCTGAAGCACGCTAGCTAAATGATTTCTCAATGCAAGCTGTGTGTAATCTCCCGTTCTATTAGGATACTTTAGCATGGACAGATTGTAAAAGACTTTGCCACTGGGTCTCATGTGGAGCCTTCCTCCGATCCTCGAATGACTTCTGTATGTGCCGAAATTTTCTTAGGAGGCAAGTGCCCATAGAACACATCCAGTCTCTCATGTCCGGCTAGGGTGCTCCTTATTTCCCAATGCCTGGTTAGCTCATCATTCTCTTTGTCTGGCTTGAAAACACCTAACCAACAGCCTCGTGAGCTGCCTTAACCTTATGTGTTAGATCCTTGGTAGCATGATTTATTAAACAAAGGGAGCAAACGGGGTTGtaagaaccccccccccccccccccctcctagAAGATACCTTACAGATCACACTCGACTATGTGGAGCGTAACACCACTCTTTGTCACCAGTTTTTCCTGCTGCTCCTTCTCATGTATTATGGGACATATCATTTTTCATAAAATTCTTTGTATTTGTGATGCTACTTTCCTCTGCCTCCACCCTCAACTTATAACTAACAAATTCTTCATAGTAATACAGCTACTTTGGGAAATTCTTCCAGTCTAGATCGGTTCCATTCTTTACATGCTTGTTCAATTGAAGCCAAAAATACCTAAATGAGTTGCCCATAAGATATATTGCCTAGTTTCCTGCTAGTTCCTCTGGACCCCGAACTTGTTTTTCAACTTCTTCCAACATTTTTGCTTGAGTGAGTCTGGTACGTCAAGGTCTTATCCTTCAAAGTCCAGTACCTATACTCAATGGGTACATTTTCCTTCACTAACACCAAAATTGTACATTGCTAGCACATGCATATACGGGTAGTTCACGCTATTGTCTTACTCTTAGTTTGAGTTGGCTCTGCACATGCATGGATTAAACTATTGGATTCCTATAAAATGAAGAAAGAGGCTCTACATTACGATCATCTCAATTTCGAAAACGAACTAACCAAGCATACAAGCAACCAATTACAAGAATGGTATAGGTACCAACCTTGAATCAAGTGAGTGATGTGCAACCTTCAAAATTTGTGAGCCTCCATGAAAAATTTTGATGAGAAATGACCCTAAAATGAAGAAAGAGGCTCACCATAAACAATTCATTAAAAATCATGATCtagccaaacaaaaaaaaaagagggcagGAATAAAATGGATTGCTAGTTACCAACCTTAGAAAAGGTTGTTTTTGTATCCTTAAGAAAATATGTATCCTCCATGAGCAGTTTGGTAAAAGAAAATAGCTGGAACATTGGTGGTAAGAATGGTGGGCCATTAGGGTGAAGAAGAAGGGGGTTGAGTTTTATACTGATCACTTGTAACTGCTGGTTGTAACCACGAAGCGGCAATGAAATGGTGAAAGTGATCGGACCGTGCTCTAggctaagagggggagggggtgaattaggcaagttaaaaccttaacctatggctccaactaaattgcacaatattaaactaaaacatgctatctatataTGCAACTATGGCTTTTCTAGTGTGAaatccctatcccaaaagagtttagcaacctatagcctttcctatcaagattctactctatgaaagtaaagacaaACAAggattgctagtatgaaatgcggaagcttcaAGAGTgggataggaggaagcaaactcttgacgcaggtgtttatcccgtggttcggttagccacaaaggcacacctacatccacgttgttgaagcactcacttaGAGTATGGCTTCTCggaaatcaagtctcttccgcggGCTCAACCACGATCACCTTGATCccaggttccactaaggagcttctccacaaaggatgggggtctccacgtctccCGCATAaggttgtcgtcgccgctccacaccaagtcggagggtcaatgacgttgccggcgagccacaaagctccaaggggccgtcACACCAAGATATCTTCTTGGTTCAACAAAGAACcatagcacaaaggctcaaggccttgctttCTCACTCActaaagagctaatctagcactaacactctcaagtATGTGCTAAGGAACAaggatatgatcactaagctcttggatggcttggcgATGTTCTTTGGTGTGGGTGTGATGatcttgaactccagcaactccaaaatggccAGGGGAtgacatatatatagcccaccaagtcgaactagccgtttagagccgttACCCAACTTTCTGCGCAAGCGTCGGAATATCCGACGGTATAGCACCAGtgcatccggtcactctgcgctcgAGGTAGCCGTTAGGTCTTCTGTAGGtgtcaccggataaaccgacgcatTAGTCTGATGccacgtcggatcatccggtgctgaaggcttcaCTTCAGTgtgcttgacatgctctctgatcATTACTCTGGCCAATGCTCCGACGCTCCAACTTGgccccgtcggttcatccggtcccACTGGGCTTTCTCCACGTGGCCATGCACCGATGCATCTCATTGCTCCGACGCCtatgcatcggttcatccggtgccactggGCTTTCTCCACGTGACCATGCACCAGCGCAGCATATTGCACCGACGCCActgcgtcggtttatccggtgccaaCCGGATACTCTGGTGCCCTAGGGTCGGATCATCTGGTGCTACTGAAagcagtagaactcgtccatttcaacgattctttgagttctttcttcgtgttttactTTGCTTGGCATTTTTGTTTCATCCCTAGGATCTATAattgttcacttgacaaactcattagtcacattgattgcgttgttactcaatcaccaaaatcacaaaacaatggcctaatggggccattttccttacaaatGGTCATCACCGCAACTCGTGTGACGGACTGACAACAGTGATCGTTCACATTTTCACCTCCGGTGTGTGATTCAAATCAGAGGTGATAGTAAGTTTCTTTGCTAGTTCCAACAGCCACGGTCCTACCTACTTACATTCTAACTGTGAAACATGTCACTGCCAGTTTGagttgaaccgacggtgatgGCTCATTTGCAATTCTTTTCTGTAATAGTATATGTGTTTCTGATTGAAACACACCACTAATAATGCTCTAACACAATCGAAGAGGCCGGGCCAACCATCCATGACCCTTTCTCCAACACTACTCACGTGAAGGAATGCACTTGCTCTAATAACTAATAAGAAGACCCGAGCAGAAGCTTGTTTCATCCAAGGGCAGTGGCCGGTTTCATTGCTTGGTATAGGTACGGGGCATGACCTTGAACTGAAACGTCCATCGAGGTCTACATGTCAACACTGGATGCCGACTGATAATGTTGTGTGCACGTGCAGCCATTTTGAAAACAGATCTGTGCCGGTCAACCTAACTGCAGATCAAGTGCCAATGTGATTCAGTTCCGCCAGTACTTCGAACTGCAATTTGAATTATTTGTGTTTAATTTATTTGCATGGGATTCCTCGTGTTGGATTTTCTAGCTCGAAGCTCCAGCTGAGTAATAAAGTTTGAGCTCGTGTCTGATTCCCGAAGGAGATCGAGCTCTCACTAATCTATCGAGACATTGACCTTTCATGCAGTAAGACTAACCTATAGTTTACCTTAGTTATTCTAAGAGCAAAGCCTAGATGCAAATCCCAGATGTCTTTATGGCTAGAAGCTCTTGTGTaatctttttcattttctttgtttttttttttgtttcctaaTTCTCTGTACGGATCTTTGAcgttgttttttttcctttttaatatATAACCAGTAGAGGCTTACCTGCTTCATCAAAAAAGACTAACATATAGTGTATTATATATCAcattcactttttttttttgcatgacaACTAGGTAATTCTCTAATTATGGTGAGCCACCATATATGCATTTTCCAAGCCATTGAAAATAATCATCTGTGAAATATGAATAGTCATATCCAAGTATAGGGATGGACATTTGTCTATATTatcatacaaacaaacaaattgCATAGCAGGTTGTGCACCTTAAATAATTTCCAACAAAGCCTAAAACCCAAAACTTGTATAAAAGTGATACTATTTGCATAAAAACTGAGACCATTCCTTCGCTTTTGCATGCATGCTCTGTACAACTACAAGCTACAAGCTCCTCGAACACCCCTGCAGCCTCAATGCACCATGCCATTGGTCCCGTTTGGTTTCTTCCCTAAAATGCCTAGAAggcactttgaccgctaattaattaaatggccctgtttggttatcTCTGGACATCCTAGAATGCGTCTTCTAGGCTCcgcataaagtactaaatgaaatctatttgtaaaatctctTCAGGAATAGGTGTAATTttacgcgacgaatctaatgatggtaattaattgatgattggcggACAGGCCAGATACTTACTATATATACAAACCTAGCCGGCCGGGCTCTTCAGCTGCATCACCATTGGCTAGCTCCAAATACACTACAAGCCAATCAGCATATATCCATGGCTACGTCCAAGAACATGGCTCGGACActggccatcttcttcttctgctgttGCAacgtcttcttcctctcctacGCCGGCTCCGACGAGTTCCTCCAATGCCTCTCGCAGACGATACCGAACGAGCTCGTGTACCAGCAGAGCTCGAGCAGCTTCGTGTCCGTGCTGCAGTCCTCGGTCCAGAACCCCAAGTACGCGACCAACACCACGGTGCGGCCGCTGTGCATCGTCACGGCGTCCGGCGTCCCCCACGTCCAGGCCGCCGTGCGCTGCGGCCGCGCCCACGGCGTGCGCCTCCGCGTGCGCAGCGGCGGGCACGACTACGAGGGCCTGTCCTACCGCTCCGTCCGCCCCGAGGCGTTCGCGGTGCTCGACCTGTCCAGGCTCCGCGCGGTGGACGTCCGCccggccgaggccgccgcctggGTGGACGCCGGCGCCACGCTCGGCGAGCTCTACTACGCCGTCGGCGCAGCCGACCGCCGCCTCGCGTTCCCCGGCGGCGCGTGCCCCACGGTCGGCGTCAGCGGGTtcctcagcggcggcggcatcgggctGATGATGCGCAAGTACGGCATCGGCGCGGACAGCGTCGTCGACGCCCGCGTCGTCAACGCCGACGGCGACCTCATCGCCAGCGTCGCGTCCGCGGACCAGGAGCTCCTCTGGGcgatccgcggcggcggcggcgagagcttCGGCGTCGTCGTGGCGTGGCGGCTCCGGCTCTCGAGGGTGGAGGACACGGTGACGGTGGTCAACCTCCAGCGGACCCTCgacgagggcgccgccgcgctcgtcgcCAAGTGGGAGACGCTCATCCTCCAGCCGTACCTCCCGGACCTCACCATCCGGGTCGTCGTGCAGGACCGCCACGCCTTCTTCCAGACCCTCTTCCTCGGCCGGTGCTcgcgcctcctccgcgccaTGGGCGCCTTCTTCCCGGAGCTCGGCATGGCGCCGGCCGACTGCCGCGAGATGACCTGGCTGCGCGCCATGGCGTTCATCACGCTCGGTGCCGCCgacgcgcccgcggagggccTCCTCAACCGGACCAACAACCTGGGCACCTTCGTCAAGAACAAGTCCGACTACGTGCGCCGCGCCATCGGCCTGGCCGGCTGGGAGGGCATCTTCCAGCAGCACCTGTCCCAGTACGGCGCCGGGCTGATGATCCTGGAGCCCCACGGCGGCGCTGTCAGCGCCGGCGTGCCGGACTTCGCCACGCCGTACCCGCACCGGCAGGGCGTGCTGTACAACGTCCAGTACGTGGTGTTCTGGTCGGGCGAGGCCAACGgcaccgtggcggcggcggccaccgggtGGCTCGGCGGCCTGTACGGGCACATGGAGCAGTTCGTGACCAGCAACCCCAGGGAGGCGTACGCCAACTACCGGGACCTGGAGATCGGCGAGAATgcggtcggcggcgacggcgtcacGACGTACGAGAGCGGGCGGGTGTGGGGCGAGAAGTACTTCATGGGGAACTtccggcggctggcggcggtgaAGGGGAGGGTGGATCCTGGCGACTACTTCAGGAACGAGCAGAGCATCCCGCCGCTGCTACAAGGATTCTAGTTTGCCATGGGGTTTCCATGGATCTCGAATTAATCCAATGCAAGGTTTCTTTATTTGCCAAGTACTTGGCCAGTTGGCCCTGTAGTGTCCCTTAGTATTCTAATAAGCAGTATTTGTTCTAGGCAAGAATAAATGAAGGATTGGAAAAAAGTCAAAAGAATCCCTGAAGTCAACCGCATGGACACTCACTCTCCTCTATGTCCTGATTTGGATTGTGAAGACAATGTCCACCCTCTCCATTCCTCTCTGCTCCTTTTTCCTACTCCCACTTACTATGCCACGCGCAATAGCCTCGATGATAGTTCAATTTACCGGTGCCTTTGGTAATATACTTTGAACTGGTCATCTCATCTCTAAGGTCCCGTTTGGCATGGCTTCGGCTTCTTCTAAAACAGTTGGTGGAGTAGCTTATCTGATGAAGTTGAagcaatttaaaaaaaatatttagcaaAACAATTTATTCCTATTCTTCATGAGTGGATAGAGGAGGTGAACCTTGTGGAACTAGTATTTTTGGCTCATCCTGCGTAGTGTGAGTCGTTTCCAGCTTCATGAGGTGATTCATGCATGGAGCTGTTTGCAAAATGCCTCTTTGGTACAGCTTCAAATGAAGCTGTTGATGAAGCTGTTCCAAATCTATGCCAAACAGAGCCTAATAGTCAACTTTGGTGCCCGACTAGAAAATTGTCCCCTTGCACCAACCAGTGTTCAAGCTACCAGTTTAACAAAAACTTTCGGAGGGGTGCATTTTGAATGGTAGGTCGATATTTAACCAAAATTTCAGCTgattatttttgaaatttggcTAAATTtgactaaaatttgaaagtccAGATGAATTTGAGACCCAAAAATACCAGTAATACTAGTATGACCATTTACCAGTGGTGCCGATTTTCCTCGAAAATTGTCAATTTTTTGCCGAAATTCCGAACACTACCACCAACTCATTTAAAAAATAAGAGAGAACAAATATAAATAATAGATAAAGGAGGcagatgaaaaaaataaaatcataGTAGCTCGATAAAACAACATGTTGAAGTTTTACTGTTTTAGCAACATCAGTTTGCCAAAGATCAATACATACAAGGAAGCAGTAGCTTGAAGCTACCATCGTTAAGGTCGAACATAAACACCAATTGCATCAAGATATGCCTCAGAGCGCCAAAGAAGACAATGATGTTGCAGGTTTTGTCCACTCGAGTATGAAAGGGGTTCCTGATGGTTGTCCAAAAGGTCCATAACTGCATAAATTGGTCACGAAGGTAAGTGACATAATAACATTTGGAAGATGAGAGAATGGACCGTATGTGCCAGAAACCTCCTTCACAAACTTGGAGGGACCTAGATTAATCTGCAAATGGAGAGAAGAAAATAGAATAATCAAACTGCATGACCTCCCAAAGTACAAAAAATGCCTTTATGCccgccccgccccccccccccccaccccaaaaTTTATCCCAGGCGAGCTTTTATATTGGTCAAAAAATCATAGACCATGATGGTCAACCACAAGGTCCGGGTTGGGACAACATAATTTCAATAAGGTCCTGTTTGGAACCTTGGAATTGAATTTTATTCTAATAATCATAATTTGGACACAAATCTATTAATCTGATATGATTATATTACAGAATATGTTTGGATAGTATTGTTGACCACATGAGGGAGATACTTATGTACTATATTTCTACCATAGAGGAGTGAGCCAAAGAGCGTGCTACAAATTACAGAATAGAAACATAACTTGGTGCTGTATAGAATCAATTTACATCTCCTACCTTATGAATTTAGGATAGGCTTATATCTAAACTTTGGAAAGTGATTGGAAAGTAGTGGGATGTCAAATTCTAAGACAAATAGCCTAGTTTATCAAGTATATTTCAATTCCTCCAAATTTAGAGGATCCAAAGGGCCCCTAAGGGATTCTTGTGGATTTCTGTTTTCTAAACCGTGCTAGGACTGTGTTTTATGTTGAACCAAGATGATTCAATCAAGAAATAAAGAAGTACATATATAGTATTCTTTCCTCCCCAGTTAATAGTGCAAAGTAATAATCCtctagagagagaaaagaggaaaATTTCAAGGAATATGCCCTCACCTTGTTGGTACTTCCACCAACACCACCCCAAAGTGGCATGTTATGTTCCCTCCCATTTTTGTCAAGGTAAGAAAAACCAAATGCATCGACCACAACAGCACTACAAATTATTACGTTCTTTGGATTATGGTTTGCCACCATGATATCGTGAGTGCTCCCTCCATCTCCACCCCATGGCCCTCTCTTTTCAACAACCTGAGTTATATAGAAGGTGCAAAAAATAGTAGAATTAAAAATCGAATTTCATTTTCACATATCTATGTGTTACTAAAAAAAGGCAATgcattgagttgcatgcaccagccagttcaacccaaaagcttaaactGATGTGAAGAGATGgacaattcacttatacttAAACACATTGTGCTCTCCTATACATGTAACTAATGTCTCTTTAATCTACAGTGAAAACATCATCTATTTACCCTCCTGCAATGTAGTACTGGCAGAAAAATTGCATGGGAGTTACAAACTATCTTTGTGCTTTTGGACGTGAGGCTGCAGTTTAAACTCTAAATGTGCATGGTCATGATTTTGGCAAtaacaagttttttttacaATGATTTTGGCATACTGAATTCTAGGCATTTAATCACTCTGCTATATGAGTTGTTGTGATCACTCTGCTACCACAGTTGTTATCAATGAGCGCATCTTCAATCAAATTCCAAGTTGATTCATCCCAAATATCATCAATTACAATGAAGGACATGTGCTTTTGTGTGAGAGCATGTTAGCAGTATGAGTACACCCAATTTTTCTATAGAAAGAATAGCATGTAATATGGAATGAAACATTCCAGCCTCTCAACagcaaatgcactaaaacactTGCATTCTCCTTTTTTTGTGAAATCTAAAGTACTTgagtgtaacatcccaaaaatttaccGAATTAAATCACGTGACAAAacatttctttcaaaaaaatttcttatTGTTGAGCTCAAGTCATTCCTAAACCCCTTTTCTGATCGAGCCTCTAAATCTTCCTTGGCCTAAGTATCACCTAATTATTTTCTTCTCTAATCCATGATCACGCCAACTAGCTTCCTTCTTGCTAGTCCTTCTTCTTCCTGTTGAGACCAACTCTGCAACACCCACATGCTTGACCCACGCACACGCACCCAGCACGCAGGCAAGCAAACAAAAGCACGCCAGGCAATGCACCCCTGCAACACGCACGCGGCCTCGACACGCCGAGCCGCGACCCGCGtgcacgcgccgccgctctggGCGCACAGCACCGGTGACCTTGGCACAGCGCAGCCTGCGacggtcgccgcctgcccgaggcGTCGCATCACCTTGCCGTTCGCACCCCCGCCCGTCGTTGACGCCCGCACAGTGCCCGCTGTCACCGCCGGCCGCGCAAGCGCACTGCTCCCTGAGCCccacgccgcgcacgcgcccctGCCCGACGCGTCCCATCCCGCCAgcggctcgccgcgccgctcggcacagcgccgccgccttggctcTCGCGCACGCTGCGAGCAGAGCTCGCGCAGCCGCCGCATCGACCTCCCCTGGCCGCGCCTTCCTCGCTACGCGCCAACGCCCTCTGCACACCCCGTCCTCGCAGCCGCTGCACACCACCCTCTCCTCGGCGCCGCGCCGGTCCCAGCCGCCATTACTGCCCGTGCGCAGAGCACCGGCCGGCCACCACGTCctcccctcctccaccgcctctccttgTCTATAAAAGGCGCCCCGGTCTGctctccaccaccaccaagccATTCCGGCCACCACCTCCCCTTCCCAAGCTCTGCAGCACCGTAGCCACCAGAGCCGTCGCCGAGCTCGGGCCGCTGCCGTGGCCAGGCCACTTCACGCCGCCTCCACCCGAGGTGAGTAGGGGGATAGACTCCCCTcggctccctctcccttttgcCTCACTTCCCGGCTGCCATCTCGCCTCGGAGCACCGGCGCCCAACCCCCTTCCGTCGGCCTTCTCCCGTCCCCTGTTCTGTCgacgcgaggaagaagaaaggggatTTTCCCCAAAGccccctccttcctttcttttgtCTAAAGAACCCCTCCACCAGCCCAGTACCAATCGCCAAGCCCAAATCAGCAGCCAGGCTTATGAGCCATTAGCCCAACCCAATTAAAGCCTAGCACGTGCACGTGAACCCCTCCCCCATTTAGGATTAATCATTTTCGGAATTATTAAAACAGCCAGCCATATGTCCCACGTAttttttcaattcaactccgaTTCCATTGATTCTCTCTTCTAAATTCCACACAACTATTATACCATCATTTTCAGTGACCCTGGTCTCTGTCGAGCTCATTTTTAGAGTAGCACTAACATCTCTAACTAAGCCCTTCTCATTTATAAAGTAATCACCGATTAATCCTAAAGCTCCGGATTTAATCCTTTAACTCGATCggcttatcatttcatgcgccaaaacaaCTCTGATCGacccaaaactttaccacgtctctcttaatatagttttgaccatgccattagaagcacacccaaaaatatcactcCATACCCTATATCTTATGTGTTCCcgaatcgagctcaacgatagacccttattttctgtgtattgattgtgtgcttgtttgtgtacgctgtagaccacggagtgaacgaaggagagcccgtcagcgagcagtactgtgagcaagtgaacgaggacccgttccacgaccccgagcccgaaggacaggacatcccagaaggctttgaagacggcaagttcaaccccatcctttgatgcatgtttctgtcctagtttttataaacacgacccaatggcctgttttataaagttgcatatgttttacttgcatgaaaacacggttggatagctaccccttgatttgtgatgaccattccttgaccacctagattaatgtctgattttgcttggacgttaatcgatattagaacgcttaggactttactcataacataatttatttgataaagaaaatgtgtgcgtgagggaagggataaaacgtggattttcgaaagatgagtatggacgggatggacggcatttctgtgtgaattgccgactggtgtgcttatgcctgtgtggcagggcaaagaagggagatatccatcttgtcgtgtctaaggaccgagttggtgtgtcatctcacctaactccactatcgtgcaaaccactcgaccgttgaatgggcaacgg
The genomic region above belongs to Panicum virgatum strain AP13 chromosome 8N, P.virgatum_v5, whole genome shotgun sequence and contains:
- the LOC120686239 gene encoding berberine bridge enzyme-like Cyn d 4; translation: MATSKNMARTLAIFFFCCCNVFFLSYAGSDEFLQCLSQTIPNELVYQQSSSSFVSVLQSSVQNPKYATNTTVRPLCIVTASGVPHVQAAVRCGRAHGVRLRVRSGGHDYEGLSYRSVRPEAFAVLDLSRLRAVDVRPAEAAAWVDAGATLGELYYAVGAADRRLAFPGGACPTVGVSGFLSGGGIGLMMRKYGIGADSVVDARVVNADGDLIASVASADQELLWAIRGGGGESFGVVVAWRLRLSRVEDTVTVVNLQRTLDEGAAALVAKWETLILQPYLPDLTIRVVVQDRHAFFQTLFLGRCSRLLRAMGAFFPELGMAPADCREMTWLRAMAFITLGAADAPAEGLLNRTNNLGTFVKNKSDYVRRAIGLAGWEGIFQQHLSQYGAGLMILEPHGGAVSAGVPDFATPYPHRQGVLYNVQYVVFWSGEANGTVAAAATGWLGGLYGHMEQFVTSNPREAYANYRDLEIGENAVGGDGVTTYESGRVWGEKYFMGNFRRLAAVKGRVDPGDYFRNEQSIPPLLQGF